A single genomic interval of Stenotrophomonas sp. ZAC14D1_NAIMI4_1 harbors:
- a CDS encoding DMT family transporter: MNAVPQVAERDWRTPLELTLLGAIWGCSFLFMRVAVPSFGPFALVEVRLVLGALVLMPFLWRARAQFPPRRWLWLAPIGLINSALPFVLFAYSAEQAPAAIGAICNAMTVLFAALIAFLFFGEKIGVRRASALLVGFAGVVVLATAKVSGLSIGMAVLAGAAASLLYGLGVNLVKRHMTGLPSAAAAAATLGCASLWMLPMAVTHWPQAAIPGKAWGAAIALGVACTGLAFLMFYRLIGRIGPSRASTVTYLIPLFGAAFAWLFLDEPVTLQMLIAGGLILGSVAVSQKG; the protein is encoded by the coding sequence ATGAACGCGGTACCGCAGGTGGCTGAGCGCGATTGGCGCACCCCGTTGGAGCTGACCCTGCTGGGTGCGATCTGGGGCTGCTCGTTCCTGTTCATGCGCGTGGCCGTGCCCTCGTTCGGCCCATTCGCGCTGGTGGAGGTGCGGCTGGTGCTGGGCGCGCTGGTACTGATGCCGTTCCTGTGGCGTGCCCGCGCGCAGTTCCCGCCGCGCCGCTGGCTGTGGCTGGCGCCGATCGGCCTGATCAACTCGGCGCTGCCATTCGTGCTGTTCGCCTATTCGGCCGAGCAGGCGCCGGCGGCCATCGGCGCCATCTGCAACGCGATGACAGTCCTGTTTGCCGCGTTGATCGCCTTCCTGTTCTTCGGCGAGAAGATCGGCGTGCGCCGTGCCAGCGCGCTGCTGGTCGGGTTTGCCGGTGTGGTGGTGCTGGCCACGGCCAAAGTGTCCGGCCTGAGCATCGGCATGGCGGTGCTGGCCGGCGCGGCCGCCTCGCTGCTGTATGGCCTCGGCGTGAACCTGGTGAAGCGGCACATGACCGGCCTGCCATCGGCTGCAGCGGCGGCGGCAACGCTGGGCTGTGCCTCGCTGTGGATGCTGCCGATGGCGGTGACGCACTGGCCGCAGGCCGCGATTCCGGGCAAGGCCTGGGGCGCAGCGATCGCGCTGGGTGTGGCGTGCACCGGCCTGGCCTTCCTGATGTTCTACCGCCTGATCGGCCGCATCGGTCCTTCGCGTGCGTCGACGGTGACCTACCTGATTCCGCTGTTCGGCGCCGCATTCGCGTGGCTGTTCCTCGACGAACCGGTGACCCTGCAGATGCTGATTGCCGGCGGCCTGATCCTCGGCAGCGTGGCCGTCAGCCAGAAGGGCTGA
- a CDS encoding peptidylprolyl isomerase, protein MSHRCRLALTALALACLLPALASAATPYRSPQQILDASAASDWRTPDPANLLYMDLPAGRVIIELAPQFAPRHVANIQTFAHEHFWDGTSIYRSQDNFVVQFGDADADDAAKAKPFGSAARKLPAEFERASAGLKVGVLPDRDGWAAQTGFVDGFPVGQDPQAGKAWLAHCYGMLGAGRSNEEDSSIGAELYVVTGQSPRQLDRNITLVGRVLKGMELLSAIPRGPAPMGFYEDPKLRTPIVSIRRASDVPAAERTPIQVLRTDSKTFADTVEARRNRVDDFYKRPAGHIDLCNIPVPVR, encoded by the coding sequence ATGTCGCACCGCTGTCGCCTTGCCCTGACCGCCCTCGCCCTCGCCTGCCTGCTGCCAGCCCTGGCCAGCGCGGCCACGCCGTACCGCAGCCCGCAGCAGATCCTCGATGCGTCGGCGGCCAGCGACTGGCGCACGCCGGACCCGGCCAACCTGCTGTACATGGACCTGCCGGCCGGGCGGGTCATCATCGAGCTGGCGCCGCAGTTTGCTCCGCGCCATGTGGCCAACATCCAGACCTTCGCCCATGAGCACTTCTGGGATGGCACCAGCATCTACCGCTCGCAGGACAATTTCGTGGTGCAGTTCGGCGATGCCGACGCCGATGACGCGGCCAAGGCCAAGCCGTTCGGCAGCGCCGCGCGCAAGTTGCCGGCCGAATTCGAGCGCGCCAGCGCCGGCCTGAAGGTGGGCGTGCTGCCCGACCGCGATGGCTGGGCGGCGCAGACCGGTTTCGTCGATGGCTTCCCGGTGGGCCAGGATCCGCAGGCCGGCAAGGCCTGGCTGGCGCACTGCTACGGCATGCTGGGCGCGGGGCGCAGCAACGAGGAAGACAGCAGCATCGGTGCCGAACTGTACGTGGTGACTGGGCAATCGCCGCGCCAGCTGGACCGCAACATCACCCTGGTCGGCCGCGTGCTGAAGGGCATGGAACTGCTCAGCGCGATCCCGCGCGGGCCGGCGCCGATGGGCTTCTATGAAGACCCGAAGCTGCGCACGCCGATCGTCTCGATCCGCCGGGCGAGCGATGTGCCGGCTGCAGAGCGCACGCCGATCCAGGTGCTGCGCACCGATTCGAAGACCTTCGCCGATACGGTGGAAGCACGCCGCAACCGCGTGGATGACTTCTACAAGCGCCCGGCCGGGCATATCGACCTGTGCAATATTCCGGTGCCGGTGCGGTAG
- a CDS encoding PadR family transcriptional regulator, translated as MTEDDVHLKKFQKELSAGTVSLALLAVLARAGEPLYGYLIAKELERVGEGVLSGKQSALYPVLRNLEGAGLLESHVEPSSSGPPRRYYRINERGHEVLAQWRQAWQATRDSVDSVLEGVPQ; from the coding sequence ATGACCGAAGACGACGTCCACCTGAAGAAGTTCCAGAAGGAGCTCAGTGCCGGAACGGTGTCGCTGGCCCTGCTGGCGGTGCTGGCCCGGGCGGGGGAGCCGCTGTACGGGTACCTCATCGCCAAGGAGCTGGAGCGCGTGGGTGAGGGCGTGCTGAGCGGCAAGCAGAGCGCGCTGTACCCGGTGCTGCGCAACCTGGAGGGTGCCGGCCTGCTCGAGAGCCATGTCGAGCCGTCCAGCAGCGGGCCACCGCGCCGCTACTACCGCATCAATGAACGTGGCCACGAGGTGCTGGCGCAGTGGCGCCAGGCCTGGCAGGCCACCCGCGATTCCGTCGATTCCGTGTTGGAGGGGGTACCGCAATGA
- a CDS encoding sensor domain-containing protein gives MNEQNLAGTGLPTTITQYLAQLRAALQGADAAMVQDALYDAEEYLRSELAAQPGRSEAEVIADVASSYGAPAEVAEIYRETEVTVNRALRTPRADTSPVLRAAAEASGVAPAAPTPAPVQRSLAARFFGVVMDPHTYGALFYMLLSLATGTFFFTWVVTGLSLSLGLLILIIGIPLTVLFFGSVRGLALLEGRLVEALLGERMPRRPRYTDRSRTWLQRIGDMFTDGRTWLTLLYFLLMLPLGVVYFTIAVTLLSVSLAFIWSPVAALLDLSVPSIYIDGTNVLPLAATPVLAVVGALLLLLTMHLARGIGKLHGLLAKHLLVRL, from the coding sequence ATGAACGAGCAGAACCTGGCAGGCACTGGCCTGCCCACCACGATCACCCAGTACCTGGCGCAGCTGCGTGCGGCGCTGCAGGGCGCCGACGCGGCGATGGTGCAGGACGCCTTGTACGACGCCGAGGAATACCTGCGTTCCGAACTGGCCGCACAGCCGGGCCGCAGCGAAGCCGAGGTGATCGCCGATGTCGCCAGCAGCTACGGCGCACCGGCGGAAGTGGCGGAGATCTATCGCGAAACCGAGGTGACCGTGAACCGCGCGCTGCGCACGCCGCGTGCCGACACCAGCCCGGTGCTGCGCGCCGCAGCCGAAGCCAGCGGCGTGGCACCGGCCGCGCCGACGCCCGCACCGGTGCAGCGTTCGCTGGCGGCACGCTTCTTCGGCGTGGTGATGGATCCGCACACCTACGGCGCACTGTTCTACATGCTGCTGTCGCTGGCCACGGGCACCTTCTTCTTCACCTGGGTGGTGACCGGCCTGTCGCTGTCGCTGGGCCTGCTGATCCTGATCATCGGCATACCGCTGACGGTGCTGTTCTTCGGCTCGGTGCGTGGGCTGGCCCTGCTGGAAGGGCGCCTGGTGGAAGCGCTGCTGGGCGAGCGCATGCCGCGCCGGCCGCGCTACACCGACCGCAGCCGCACGTGGCTGCAGCGCATCGGCGACATGTTCACCGACGGCCGCACCTGGCTGACGCTGCTGTACTTCCTGCTGATGCTGCCGCTGGGCGTGGTCTACTTCACGATTGCGGTCACCCTGCTGTCGGTGTCGCTGGCCTTCATCTGGTCGCCGGTGGCGGCGCTGCTCGACCTGAGCGTGCCGAGCATCTACATCGACGGCACCAACGTGTTGCCGCTGGCTGCAACCCCGGTGCTGGCCGTGGTGGGCGCGCTGCTGCTGCTGCTGACGATGCACCTGGCCCGCGGCATCGGCAAGCTGCACGGTCTGCTGGCCAAGCACCTGCTGGTGCGGCTGTAA
- the phaZ gene encoding polyhydroxyalkanoate depolymerase, which yields MLYQLHELTRNLLAPWVHQAQANAKFFANQGHWWSQMPGADRLAAVNELFHRIGKDYEKPEWGINEIDVEGERVPIVVHEEVSKPFCKLLRFKRHSNEADQLHTMLNQPFVLVVAPLSGHHATLLRDTVRTLLRDHRVYVTDWVDARMVPASEGEFGLDDYIAYIQEFIRHLGVERLHVVSVCQPTVPVLAAVSLMASRGEPTPRSLVMMGGPIDARCSPTAVNNLATQNPLSWFENNVIHTVPASYPGAGRRVYPGFLQHAGFLSMNPSRHFSSHWDFYTDLVKGDLEDADAHRTFYDEYNAVLDMPAKYYLDTISVVFQDFLLPRGEWVVNGENVDPSAIRDTALLSIEGELDDIAGLGQTEAAQALCTGIAADRREHFIVEGAGHYGIFSGRRWREVVYPKVRDFFAAHAEAPAAKATKKKSNVTPLRRKAG from the coding sequence ATGCTCTATCAACTACACGAACTGACCCGCAACCTGCTCGCCCCCTGGGTGCACCAGGCCCAGGCCAACGCCAAGTTCTTCGCCAACCAGGGCCACTGGTGGTCGCAGATGCCGGGCGCTGATCGCCTGGCGGCGGTCAATGAACTCTTCCATCGCATCGGCAAGGATTACGAGAAGCCCGAATGGGGCATCAACGAAATCGACGTCGAAGGCGAGCGCGTGCCGATCGTCGTGCACGAGGAAGTGAGCAAGCCGTTCTGCAAGCTGCTGCGCTTCAAGCGCCACAGCAACGAAGCCGACCAGCTGCACACGATGCTCAACCAGCCGTTCGTGCTGGTGGTGGCGCCCCTGTCGGGCCACCACGCCACGCTGCTGCGCGATACCGTGCGCACGCTGCTGCGCGACCACCGCGTGTACGTCACCGACTGGGTGGATGCGCGCATGGTGCCGGCCAGCGAAGGTGAGTTCGGGCTGGACGACTACATCGCCTACATCCAGGAATTCATCCGCCACCTCGGCGTGGAGCGCCTGCATGTGGTGAGCGTGTGCCAGCCGACAGTGCCGGTGCTGGCCGCGGTTTCGCTGATGGCCAGCCGTGGCGAGCCGACCCCGCGCTCGCTGGTGATGATGGGTGGCCCGATCGATGCGCGCTGCAGCCCGACCGCAGTGAACAACCTGGCCACGCAGAACCCGCTGTCGTGGTTCGAGAACAACGTCATCCACACCGTGCCGGCCAGCTACCCTGGCGCCGGCCGCCGCGTGTACCCGGGCTTCCTGCAGCACGCCGGCTTCCTGTCGATGAACCCCAGCCGCCACTTCAGTTCGCACTGGGATTTCTACACCGACCTGGTCAAGGGCGACCTGGAAGACGCCGACGCGCACCGCACGTTCTACGACGAATACAACGCGGTGCTGGACATGCCGGCCAAGTACTACCTCGACACCATTTCGGTGGTGTTCCAGGACTTCCTGCTGCCGCGTGGCGAGTGGGTGGTCAATGGCGAGAACGTCGACCCGTCGGCCATCCGCGATACCGCGCTGCTGAGCATCGAAGGCGAGCTGGATGACATCGCCGGCCTCGGCCAGACCGAAGCCGCGCAGGCGCTGTGCACCGGCATCGCGGCCGACCGCCGCGAGCATTTCATCGTCGAAGGCGCCGGCCACTACGGCATCTTCAGCGGCCGCCGCTGGCGCGAAGTGGTGTACCCGAAGGTGCGCGATTTCTTCGCCGCCCATGCCGAGGCACCGGCTGCCAAGGCCACGAAGAAGAAGAGCAACGTCACCCCGTTGCGGCGCAAGGCGGGTTGA
- a CDS encoding class I SAM-dependent methyltransferase translates to MDKTYDAAYFQRWYRRADIGGSARLARKVALAVATAEYYLERPVRSVLDIGCGEGAWRAPLLKLRPKVQYLGFDSSEYAVRRYGRTRNLHMASFGDFAWLRPCAPVDLLVCSDVMHYVPDRELRAGLAGVGELTAGVAFLETFAAEDAFDGDHEGFQARPARWYRRELARQGLQAIGSHLWLGPGLASEAAALEKM, encoded by the coding sequence ATGGACAAGACCTACGACGCCGCCTACTTCCAACGCTGGTACCGCCGGGCCGATATCGGCGGCAGCGCCCGCCTGGCGCGCAAGGTCGCCCTGGCCGTGGCCACCGCCGAGTACTACCTGGAGCGGCCGGTGCGCAGCGTGCTCGACATCGGCTGCGGCGAAGGCGCCTGGCGCGCGCCGCTGCTGAAGCTGCGTCCGAAGGTCCAATACCTCGGCTTCGACAGCAGCGAGTACGCTGTGCGCCGTTACGGACGCACCCGCAACCTGCACATGGCCAGCTTCGGCGATTTCGCCTGGCTGCGGCCCTGTGCCCCGGTCGACCTGCTGGTGTGCTCGGACGTGATGCACTACGTGCCCGACCGCGAACTGCGCGCTGGCCTGGCCGGCGTGGGCGAGCTGACCGCCGGGGTGGCCTTCCTGGAGACCTTCGCCGCCGAGGATGCGTTCGACGGCGACCACGAGGGCTTCCAGGCCCGGCCGGCGCGCTGGTACCGCCGCGAGCTGGCCCGCCAGGGCCTGCAGGCCATCGGTTCACACCTGTGGCTGGGCCCGGGCCTGGCCAGCGAGGCCGCCGCGCTGGAAAAGATGTGA
- a CDS encoding CopD family protein, producing MQSYYWVKTFHIVFVVAWMATVFYLPRILVNLAETAGQPAVGERLQLMGLRLYRFGHSMFGLAFVLGLVLWLGYKVIPDFPTMVAPGGAGWLHAKLGLVVLLLVYFIWTGRLLKGVAKGRTLPSSRALRWINEIPLLAFIPIVWLVLAKPF from the coding sequence ATGCAGAGCTACTACTGGGTCAAGACCTTCCACATCGTGTTCGTGGTGGCGTGGATGGCAACCGTGTTCTACCTGCCGCGCATCCTGGTGAACCTGGCCGAGACCGCAGGCCAGCCGGCGGTGGGCGAGCGCCTGCAGCTGATGGGCCTGCGCCTGTACCGTTTCGGCCATTCGATGTTCGGGCTGGCCTTCGTGCTGGGCCTGGTGCTGTGGCTGGGCTACAAGGTCATCCCGGATTTCCCGACCATGGTCGCGCCCGGTGGCGCCGGCTGGCTGCACGCCAAGCTGGGCCTGGTGGTGCTGCTGCTGGTGTATTTCATCTGGACAGGGCGCCTGCTGAAGGGCGTGGCCAAGGGCCGCACGCTGCCGTCCTCGCGCGCGCTGCGCTGGATCAACGAGATTCCGTTGCTGGCCTTCATCCCGATTGTCTGGCTGGTGCTGGCCAAGCCGTTCTGA
- a CDS encoding acetyl-CoA carboxylase carboxyltransferase subunit alpha produces MNPNYLDFEQPIADLEAKIQELRNASAGPAVNVEAEVQALQDKLRLRTAQIFRNLTSWQVLQLARHPSRPYTADYLRIIFDEFQELAGDRAFADDKAIMGGLARINGRSVMVIGHQKGRDTKEKIKRNFGMPKPEGYRKALRLMKMAERFGLPVLTLIDTAGAWPGIDAESRGQSEAIARNLMEMAELKVPVICTVIGEGGSGGALALGVGDRTVMLEYAVYSTITPEGCASILWKDAGKAKDAAEQLGLTAPRLKSLGLVDKVVREPTGGAHRNPTQMAKRLKAVLLNELEALDGLSTEQLLERRYTRLRSYGTYEAA; encoded by the coding sequence ATGAATCCGAACTACCTCGACTTCGAGCAACCCATCGCCGACCTGGAAGCCAAGATCCAGGAACTGCGCAACGCCAGTGCCGGACCGGCGGTCAATGTCGAGGCCGAGGTTCAAGCCCTGCAGGACAAGCTGCGCCTGCGCACCGCGCAGATCTTCCGCAACCTGACCTCCTGGCAGGTGCTGCAGCTGGCCCGCCACCCGTCGCGCCCGTACACCGCCGATTACCTGCGCATCATCTTCGATGAGTTCCAGGAACTGGCCGGTGACCGCGCCTTCGCCGACGACAAGGCCATCATGGGTGGCCTGGCCCGCATCAACGGCCGTTCGGTGATGGTGATCGGCCACCAGAAGGGCCGCGACACCAAGGAAAAGATCAAGCGCAACTTCGGCATGCCCAAGCCGGAGGGCTATCGCAAGGCCCTGCGCCTGATGAAGATGGCCGAACGTTTCGGCCTGCCGGTGCTGACCCTGATCGACACCGCCGGCGCCTGGCCGGGCATCGACGCCGAATCGCGCGGCCAGTCCGAAGCGATCGCCCGCAACCTGATGGAGATGGCCGAGCTGAAGGTGCCGGTGATCTGCACGGTGATCGGCGAAGGCGGCTCCGGCGGCGCGCTGGCGCTGGGCGTGGGCGACCGCACCGTGATGCTGGAATACGCGGTGTACTCGACCATCACCCCGGAAGGCTGCGCCTCGATCCTGTGGAAGGATGCCGGCAAGGCCAAGGACGCTGCCGAGCAGCTGGGCCTGACCGCGCCGCGCCTGAAGAGCCTGGGCCTGGTCGACAAGGTGGTGCGTGAGCCGACCGGCGGCGCCCACCGCAACCCGACCCAGATGGCCAAGCGCCTGAAGGCCGTGCTGCTGAACGAGCTGGAAGCACTGGACGGCCTGTCCACCGAGCAGCTGCTGGAGCGCCGCTACACGCGCCTGCGCAGCTACGGCACCTACGAAGCCGCATAA
- the dnaE gene encoding DNA polymerase III subunit alpha: MSNSRFVHLHVHTEFSLADSTIRVPAKPDQADPKKAKQANLLSRSVELGLPALAVTDLNNLFALVKFYKAAEGVGIKPIAGADVMIAEEGQDPWRMTLLCRDREGYLSLSRLLTRAWMEGHRPEGGVAIHPDWLKAGNANLFALAGRDSLAGRLALDGKHDLAEQQLADWQRAFGDGLHLELTRTGREGEETFNRFALMAAGQRGLPVVASNDVRFLAPTDFSAHEARVCISTGRVLDDPKRPREYSDQQYLKSAEEMCALFADIPDAIDNTLALAERCNIEMRLGTYFLPNYPVPDDETLDTWIQKMSRDGLEERLEKNPLAPGKTREEYFERLEFELNTIIKMGFPGYFLIVADFIQWGKNQGIPIGPGRGSGAGSLVAWALKITDLDPLPYNLLFERFLNPERVSMPDFDIDFCMDRRDEVIDYVARKYGRERVSQIITYGTMAAKAVVRDSGRVLGFPYGLVDGVSKLIPNILGIHLKDALGKGKEGPSSEMASAELIQRYETEDDVRDLIDLALQLEDLTRNAGKHAGGVVIGPEPLSEFCPLYAEHDENGLGKNPVTQFDKNDVEEVGLVKFDFLGLRTLTIIDWAVKAINKRHERAGIPPVDIAAIPLDDAPTYKDIFANGNTGAVFQFESSGMRRLLKDARPDRFEDLIALVSLYRPGPMDLIPSFNARKHGQEEIIYPDPRTEAILKDTYGIMVYQEQVMQMAQIVGGYSLGGADLLRRAMGKKVPAEMAKHREIFREGAAKDGVDEAKADAIFDLMEKFAGYGFNKSHAAAYALVSYQTAWLKRHYPAEFMAATLSSDMDNTDKVVGFLDEVRNLGLTVLPPKVNQSAFMFEAATPDTIQYGLGAIKGVGQGACEAVVDERLKGGQYKDLLDFCTRIGSAKLNRRTLEAMINCGALDELGHNRASLMLQLPEVIKATEQMARERASGQNSLFGGPDPSTATIQLDLVEAEEWPLLQRLNGERDTLGFYLSGHPFDPWRDDVRDLVGNDLGSVEKIWSSSNSGGGGGNGGEKRWRPEVPTVLAGQVVGVRRKGESQIFIQLEDGRGRVECSAFSDAMAEFGHLMTKDRILVVKGGLREDEFNGGYALRIRQCWDFDEVCANYATRLSLRLDLRQQRPVWERVNAVLDRHRPGRTPLRLDLLLKGPQGGVAGMLDVSGQSAVRIDSKLMEALRADPAVRTLKVRYSPPWAN; the protein is encoded by the coding sequence ATGTCCAACTCCCGCTTCGTACATCTCCACGTCCACACCGAGTTCTCGCTGGCGGACTCGACCATCCGCGTGCCGGCCAAGCCGGACCAGGCCGACCCGAAGAAGGCCAAGCAGGCCAATCTGCTGTCGCGCTCGGTCGAACTCGGCCTGCCCGCGCTGGCGGTGACCGACCTCAACAACCTGTTCGCCCTGGTCAAGTTCTACAAGGCCGCCGAAGGCGTGGGCATCAAGCCCATCGCCGGCGCCGACGTGATGATCGCCGAGGAAGGCCAGGACCCGTGGCGGATGACCCTGCTGTGCCGCGACCGCGAGGGCTACCTGAGCCTGTCGCGGCTGCTGACCCGCGCCTGGATGGAAGGCCACCGGCCCGAAGGCGGCGTGGCGATCCACCCGGACTGGCTGAAGGCCGGCAATGCCAACCTGTTCGCGCTGGCCGGCCGTGACAGCCTGGCCGGCCGCCTGGCGCTGGACGGCAAGCACGACCTCGCCGAGCAGCAGCTGGCCGACTGGCAGCGCGCGTTCGGCGATGGCCTGCACCTGGAACTGACCCGCACCGGCCGCGAAGGCGAGGAAACCTTCAACCGCTTCGCGCTGATGGCCGCCGGCCAGCGCGGCCTGCCGGTGGTGGCCAGCAACGACGTGCGCTTCCTGGCGCCGACCGATTTCAGCGCGCACGAAGCGCGCGTGTGCATTTCCACCGGCCGCGTGCTGGACGATCCCAAGCGCCCGCGCGAGTACAGCGACCAGCAGTACCTGAAGTCGGCCGAGGAGATGTGCGCGCTGTTCGCCGACATCCCCGATGCCATCGACAACACGCTGGCGCTGGCCGAGCGCTGCAACATCGAGATGCGGCTGGGCACCTACTTCCTGCCCAACTACCCGGTGCCCGACGACGAGACCCTGGACACCTGGATCCAGAAGATGTCGCGCGACGGCCTGGAAGAGCGCCTGGAGAAGAATCCGCTGGCGCCGGGCAAGACCCGCGAGGAGTACTTCGAACGCCTGGAGTTCGAACTCAACACCATCATCAAGATGGGCTTCCCGGGCTACTTCCTGATCGTTGCCGACTTCATCCAGTGGGGCAAGAACCAGGGCATCCCGATCGGCCCCGGCCGTGGTTCGGGTGCCGGTTCGCTGGTGGCGTGGGCGCTGAAGATCACCGACCTGGACCCGCTGCCGTACAACCTGCTGTTCGAGCGGTTCCTGAACCCGGAACGCGTGTCGATGCCCGACTTCGACATCGACTTCTGCATGGACCGCCGCGATGAAGTGATCGACTACGTCGCGCGCAAGTACGGGCGCGAGCGCGTCAGCCAGATCATCACCTACGGCACCATGGCGGCCAAGGCCGTGGTGCGCGACTCCGGCCGCGTGCTGGGCTTCCCGTACGGCCTGGTGGACGGCGTCTCCAAGCTGATCCCGAACATCCTGGGCATCCACCTGAAGGATGCGCTGGGCAAGGGCAAGGAAGGCCCGAGCTCGGAAATGGCCTCGGCCGAACTGATCCAGCGCTACGAGACCGAGGACGATGTCCGTGACCTGATCGACCTGGCGCTGCAGCTGGAAGACCTGACCCGCAACGCCGGCAAGCACGCCGGTGGCGTGGTGATCGGGCCCGAGCCGCTGAGCGAGTTCTGCCCGCTGTACGCCGAACACGACGAGAACGGCCTGGGCAAGAACCCGGTCACCCAATTCGACAAGAACGACGTGGAAGAAGTCGGCCTGGTGAAGTTCGACTTCCTCGGCCTGCGCACGCTGACGATCATCGACTGGGCGGTGAAGGCGATCAACAAGCGCCATGAGCGCGCCGGCATCCCGCCGGTGGATATCGCCGCGATCCCGCTGGACGATGCGCCCACCTACAAGGACATCTTCGCCAACGGCAACACCGGTGCGGTGTTCCAGTTCGAATCCTCGGGCATGCGCCGCCTGCTGAAGGACGCGCGCCCCGACCGCTTCGAAGACCTCATCGCGCTGGTGTCGCTGTACCGACCCGGCCCGATGGACCTGATTCCCTCCTTCAACGCGCGTAAGCACGGCCAGGAAGAAATCATCTATCCCGACCCGCGCACCGAAGCGATCCTGAAGGACACCTACGGCATCATGGTGTACCAGGAGCAGGTGATGCAGATGGCGCAGATCGTCGGCGGCTACTCGCTGGGCGGCGCCGACCTGCTGCGCCGTGCGATGGGCAAGAAGGTGCCGGCCGAAATGGCCAAGCACCGCGAAATCTTCCGCGAAGGTGCGGCCAAGGATGGCGTCGACGAGGCCAAGGCCGACGCGATCTTCGACCTGATGGAGAAGTTCGCCGGCTACGGCTTCAACAAGTCCCACGCTGCCGCCTACGCACTGGTCAGCTACCAGACCGCCTGGCTCAAGCGCCATTACCCGGCCGAGTTCATGGCAGCCACGCTGTCCTCGGACATGGACAACACCGACAAGGTGGTCGGCTTCCTGGACGAGGTGCGCAACCTCGGCCTGACCGTGCTGCCGCCGAAGGTGAACCAGTCCGCCTTCATGTTCGAAGCGGCAACGCCGGACACCATCCAGTACGGCCTGGGCGCGATCAAGGGTGTCGGCCAGGGTGCCTGCGAAGCGGTCGTGGACGAACGCCTGAAGGGCGGCCAGTACAAGGATCTGCTCGACTTCTGCACCCGCATCGGTTCGGCCAAGCTCAACCGGCGCACGCTGGAAGCGATGATCAACTGCGGCGCGCTGGACGAGCTAGGCCACAACCGCGCCTCGTTGATGCTGCAGCTGCCGGAAGTGATCAAGGCCACCGAGCAGATGGCGCGCGAGCGTGCCTCGGGCCAGAACTCGCTGTTCGGCGGCCCCGACCCGAGCACGGCGACCATCCAGCTGGACCTGGTCGAAGCCGAGGAATGGCCGCTGCTGCAGCGCCTGAACGGCGAGCGCGACACGCTCGGCTTCTACCTCAGCGGCCACCCGTTCGATCCGTGGCGCGACGATGTGCGCGACCTGGTCGGCAACGACCTGGGCTCGGTCGAGAAGATCTGGAGTTCCAGCAACAGCGGTGGCGGTGGTGGCAACGGCGGTGAAAAGCGCTGGCGCCCGGAAGTGCCGACCGTGCTGGCCGGCCAGGTGGTCGGCGTGCGCCGCAAGGGCGAAAGCCAGATCTTCATCCAGCTCGAGGACGGGCGCGGCCGCGTCGAGTGCAGCGCGTTCTCCGATGCCATGGCCGAGTTCGGCCACCTGATGACCAAGGACCGCATCCTGGTGGTCAAGGGCGGCCTGCGCGAGGACGAGTTCAACGGCGGCTATGCGCTGCGCATCCGCCAGTGCTGGGATTTCGACGAGGTCTGCGCCAACTACGCCACGCGCCTGTCGCTGCGTCTGGACCTGCGCCAGCAGCGGCCGGTCTGGGAACGCGTCAATGCGGTGCTCGACCGCCACCGCCCCGGGCGCACGCCGCTGCGCCTGGACCTGCTGCTGAAGGGCCCGCAGGGCGGCGTGGCCGGCATGCTCGATGTCTCCGGGCAGAGCGCGGTGCGCATCGACTCCAAGCTGATGGAGGCGCTGCGCGCCGACCCGGCCGTGCGCACGCTGAAAGTGCGCTACAGCCCGCCGTGGGCCAACTGA
- a CDS encoding ribonuclease HII, whose amino-acid sequence MSRRAAAAASLALFDGAAVVEPERLVAGVDEAGRGPLAGPVAVAAVVFDPSRPRINGLDDSKQLTAARREQLHDRIIERALAWKVVLVDVNAIDRLNIYQATLQGMRDVVAAVAHVAGFARIDGNVVPKGLVLPAQALVGGDGIDRAIMAASILAKVSRDRYMQELHVRHPQYGFDQHKGYGTPAHLAALRSHGPCDEHRRSFAPVRECLEAPQVVAAEIAIA is encoded by the coding sequence ATGAGCCGTCGCGCGGCCGCTGCGGCCAGCCTGGCCCTGTTCGATGGCGCGGCGGTGGTCGAGCCCGAACGCCTGGTGGCCGGCGTGGACGAAGCCGGCCGTGGCCCGCTGGCCGGCCCGGTGGCCGTGGCCGCGGTGGTGTTCGACCCGTCGCGGCCGCGCATCAACGGCCTGGACGATTCCAAGCAGCTGACCGCCGCGCGCCGCGAGCAGCTGCACGACCGCATCATCGAACGGGCCCTGGCCTGGAAGGTGGTGCTGGTGGACGTGAACGCCATCGACCGCCTGAACATCTACCAGGCCACCCTGCAGGGCATGCGCGACGTGGTGGCCGCCGTGGCCCACGTGGCCGGCTTCGCCCGCATCGATGGCAACGTCGTGCCCAAAGGCCTGGTGCTGCCGGCACAGGCGCTGGTGGGCGGTGATGGCATCGACCGCGCGATCATGGCGGCCTCGATCCTGGCCAAGGTCTCGCGGGACCGCTACATGCAGGAACTGCACGTGCGGCACCCGCAGTACGGCTTCGACCAGCACAAGGGCTATGGCACCCCCGCCCACCTGGCCGCGCTGCGCAGCCACGGCCCCTGCGACGAGCACCGCCGCAGCTTCGCGCCGGTGCGTGAATGCCTGGAAGCGCCGCAGGTTGTGGCGGCCGAGATCGCGATTGCCTGA